The following coding sequences are from one Manis pentadactyla isolate mManPen7 chromosome 13, mManPen7.hap1, whole genome shotgun sequence window:
- the NXPE2 gene encoding LOW QUALITY PROTEIN: NXPE family member 2 (The sequence of the model RefSeq protein was modified relative to this genomic sequence to represent the inferred CDS: inserted 3 bases in 3 codons; deleted 2 bases in 2 codons; substituted 4 bases at 4 genomic stop codons), translating into MGVEMMKFTFIQVFHVTGYCTDACESENREKQRQVGMKTPFPSDHTVKQGQVTALXKQLNDGTENTSDCLQKKXYLVGDATLGHRVCYLQRVVETLKYFDCHGIGXLKTYVLLEAKRWILTQWKKHGHSFIAKNLFSVEDKTCTPWEIDWIAADRGTAIVVTLGRCFKPPPINAFICRAIEVKRPXSPETKAALKTDTSRGTHRLDTGELGGLRGCIQNLSLKGVVMGLNVGITGSXDATVAXGMNKAHPPXVTGNQINMFLNYIY; encoded by the exons ATGGGGGTTGAAATGATGAAGTTTACCTTCATCCAGGTCTTCCATGTCACAGGCTATTGTACTGATGCTTGCG AGAGTGAGAACAGAGAAAAGCAACGTCAGGTTGGAATGAAGACCCCCTTTCCCAGTGATCATACTGTG AAACAAGGGCAGgttacagcactttgaaaacaGTTAAATGATGGGACAGAAAATACAAGTGATTGCTTGCAGAAAA CTTACCTCGTGGGAGATGCAACACTAGGTCATCGGGTTTGCTACTTACAGAGAGTGGTGGAAA ccttaaaatattttgattgtCATGGAATTG GCCTTAAAACATATGTGCTTCTAGAGGCCAAAAGATGGATCTTGACTCAGTGGAAAAAGCATGGTCATTCATTTATTGCCAAAAATCTGTTCTCAGTGGAAGATAAAACCTGTACCCCATGGGAAATTGACTGGATAGCAGCAGACAGAGGTACAGCCATTGTCGTTACCCTCGGCCGGTGCTTCAAACCTCCTCCCATCAATGCTTTCATCTGTAGGGCCATCGAGGTCAAAAGGCCGTGAAGCCCAGAGACTAAGGCAGCCCTGAAAACCGACACCTCCAGGGGGACGCAT CGACTCGATACAGGGGAGCTTGGCGGCCTTCGCGGCTGTATTCAGAATCTCAGCCTGAAGGGTGTTGTTATGGGTCTCAATGTGGGTATTACCGGTTCCTAGGATGCGACTGTTGCGTAAGGCATGAATAAAGCCCATCCTC ATGTGACTGGAAATCAGATTAATATGTTCTTAAACTATATTTACTGA